In the Planctomycetia bacterium genome, ACGGCTTTCCCTTCCTCGGCGAGCGTGACCTTGCCGTTCCAATGCGCGAGCAACACGACCGCGAGCGAGAAGGTGCGTTTGAGCATCGGGAGGGTACGCCGAGGAGTTTGATTCGATATCGGGATGATCGGCCTGAGGCGTCGGAGACGTTTGTTTATTCTAGCACTGGGGTCAAATCGCGTCGCCGCCAGGGGGCCGCTTCGCCGGAAACTTCGTTAAAGCACGTCTTTCCAGCCTTTTTCGTCGAGCATTTTCACGAGCTTGCGGATGGACTCCTCGTCGTTCTTGTCGGCCACGAAGGTCGCGTCCGGCGTGTGCACGACCAGGGCGTTCTTCAAGCCGAGCGTGACGACGAGGTGGTCGTCCGACGTGCGCACGATCGTGTCTTTCGTGTCGAGCCCCAGATGCCGGCCGACGATCGTGTTGCCGTCGACGTCGGTTCCGCGGAGCCGCGCGAGCGATTGCCAACTGCCGACGTCGTCCCAATCGAACGGCGCTTCGATCACCGAAATCTGCTTCGCATGTTCCATCACCGCGTAGTCGATCGAGATGCTCGTGATCTGCGCAAACTCGCGCTCGAGCACGGCGTCGTACTCCGGAGTGCCGAACGCGGCGACGATCGTTTCGAGCCGCGCGAGCATCTCCGGTTGATGCAGCCGGAGCGCGTCGACGATCACATCGGCCCGCCAGACGAACATGCCGGAGTTCCAGTAGAACTTGCCCGAAGCGAGAAACTCGCGGGCCTGTTCGAGCTTCGGCTTCTCCGTAAAGCGGACGACTTGAAACACCTCCATCTCGGCGGCCAGCGCGACGAACGCCCCTTGCGGCGGCGTGATGGTTTCGCCTCGTTCGATATAGCCGAAGCTCTCCGACGGGTACGTCGGCTTAATGCCGAACGTGACGATTTGTTTGCGAAGCTTGCCGGCGAGTTTTTCCGCGAGGACCAGCGCACGCTGAAAGGCCGGCTTATCGCGAATCGCGTGATCGGCCGGGAGGACGACCATCGTCGCGTCGGCGTCTTCGCGCAGCATCCGGAGCGCGGCGAGCCCGATGCACGGGGCCGTGTTGCGCTGAAACGGTTCGACGACGTAGTTCTTCTCCGCGATCTCCGGCAACTCCGCGCGCACGGCCGGCGCGAGCCCGCTGCCGATCGAAAGCCACACGCGGTCGCTGGTGATCAGCGGCGCGAGGCGGTCGACCGTGCCGCGCAGCATGGAGCGGGCATCGACGAGCGGCAAGAGTTGTTTCGGGGTCGCCCGCCGGCTTTCCGGCCAGAAACGCGTGCCGGATCCGCCGGCCATGATGAGAGCGTGGAGCATGTGTGCTTGATGTGCGTGCTTGAGGTGCGTGTTTGCGTGGCGAGAATAAAAATGGATGGGGCGAGAAGGCCTAATGCAAATGCGTCGGCAGCTCGAACTTCGTGCCGGGCTTGAGCTTCGTTTTCAGATCGGCGGCGTCGAGCGCATAGAGCGGGCTGATCTCCACCGGCACATCGTCCCCGATCTCGAAGCCGGCTTCGCGCAGGCGACGGCGATGTTGCGCGCTGATCGCCGCGCGGCAGAGCTCGGGCGAATCGGTTTTCGAGCCTGCTGCGTTCTTGAGCGGAGCGAAGGCTTCGGCCGGGTCGACTTCGACGACGATCGTTTGCTTCGCGGCCGGCAGAAGATCGAAGATGAACCGCTCGAACTTCAGCGCGTTCGGTTCTTGCGGTTCGATCTCTTGGCCTGAGGCGTCGATGTG is a window encoding:
- a CDS encoding mannose-1-phosphate guanylyltransferase, which gives rise to MLHALIMAGGSGTRFWPESRRATPKQLLPLVDARSMLRGTVDRLAPLITSDRVWLSIGSGLAPAVRAELPEIAEKNYVVEPFQRNTAPCIGLAALRMLREDADATMVVLPADHAIRDKPAFQRALVLAEKLAGKLRKQIVTFGIKPTYPSESFGYIERGETITPPQGAFVALAAEMEVFQVVRFTEKPKLEQAREFLASGKFYWNSGMFVWRADVIVDALRLHQPEMLARLETIVAAFGTPEYDAVLEREFAQITSISIDYAVMEHAKQISVIEAPFDWDDVGSWQSLARLRGTDVDGNTIVGRHLGLDTKDTIVRTSDDHLVVTLGLKNALVVHTPDATFVADKNDEESIRKLVKMLDEKGWKDVL